One genomic window of Vespula pensylvanica isolate Volc-1 chromosome 12, ASM1446617v1, whole genome shotgun sequence includes the following:
- the LOC122633424 gene encoding probable cationic amino acid transporter: MKLDFMDREKGLELFGKLIRTKNIDSLQEEQRKTSPEALNTADPKQKLQKCLTTLDLTSLGVGSCVGTGMYLVAGMVAHSVAGPGVVISFIIAAIASIFSGACYAEFGVRVPHTTGSAYMYSYVTVGELIAFIIGWNMVLEYLIGTSACACALSACLDALSNGAVSGAIANSVGTIFERPPDFLAFVITILMMLLMAAGVKKSLVFNNVLNAINLAVWVFVMAAGMFYVDSTNWSEHNGFLPFGWSGVFTGAATCFYAFIGFDIIATTGEEATNPKRSIPLAIVSSLIIILIAYVTSSMVLTLIVPYEEVDQDSALVEMFGYVGAYKCKYIVAVGALAGLTVSMFGSMFPMPRIVYAMAQDGLIFRSLSQVWPATGTPALATLTSGLCAAFAALLIQLEVLVEMMSIGTLLAYTLVSTCVLILRYQPHTTNLVELLPQSLRTPCRSPTKETQGNGQVTYGKELRPDQLTTALNTAQVAQPELLTTNNGQRIMVRRVRRCNSSSPDSDDTYGAEEDEVGLGKDDQYLVSDRTENKFYGSVHAAAAASSCGSTHQYPGNTPIIGPPLNYLQRRLQAAQYLCPAIFPWVDRGPATEASGHYVMKLVGILYLLILIFDIIIVCKMGNMDTFTTIVLFILFFAIIGILLAISRKPQNRNTIMFTTPGLPFVPAIAVTVNIYLIFKLNILTLVRFTIWMILGFIMYFYYGIKHSSLEEGNVQGNADEVVNECTTGNIELTVTDQRQPHNQQAAYTNVDQNIYGGQQLDAFGQPVFGSTNFGGTPTNYTNQSHSQSPGSTALFVQQENFPTWDD, encoded by the exons atgAAGCTCGATTTTATGGACCGAGAAAAGGGGTTGGAGCTTTTCGGCAAgttaataagaacaaaaaatatcgacagtttacaagaagaacaaaggaaaacaAGTCCAGAAGCATTGAATACAGCCGATCCAAAGCAGAAATTAcag aagTGTCTGACTACTCTGGACCTGACGTCTTTAGGAGTTGGTTCCTGTGTCGGGACGGGGATGTATCTAGTCGCAGGAATGGTTGCACACAGTGTTGCTGGACCTGGTGtcgttatatcgtttattatagCTGCTATTGCTTCCATTTTTTCTg gaGCATGTTATGCAGAATTTGGAGTAAGAGTGCCTCACACAACTGGCAGTGCTTATATGTACAGTTATGTGACAGTAGGCGAATTGATAGCATTTATTATCGGTTGGAACATGGTACTCGAATATTTGATAGGTACGAGTGCTTGTGCTTGCGCCCTTAGCGCTTGCTTGGATGCTCTATCGAATGGTGCTGTCTCTGGAGCGATAGCTAACAGCGTTGGTACCATATTTG AACGACCACCAGACTTCCTAGCCTTTGTCATAACGATACTGATGATGTTACTGATGGCAGCTGGCGTTAAGAAGTCTTTGGTGTTTAATAATGTACTCAATGCAATTAATCTCGCAGTATGGGTTTTCGTTATGGCAGCTGGTATGTTCTATGTTGACTCGACTAATTGGTCTGAACACAATGGATTTCTTCCCTTCGGTTGGAGCGGG GTATTTACAGGAGCAGCAACATGTTTTTATGCCTTTATTGGCTTCGATATAATTGCAACTACCGGGGAAGAAGCAACAAATCCTAAACGAAGTATTCCTCTTGCGATAGTTTCATCATTGATCATAATTCTCATTGCTTATGTTACTAGCAGTATGGTTTTGACTCTCATCG tcCCATACGAAGAAGTTGATCAAGATTCTGCACTGGTCGAAATGTTCGGTTATGTTGGTGCATACAAATGCAAATATATTGTAGCTGTTGGTGCACTCGCTGGTCTCACTGTCTCTATGTTTGGCAGTATGTTTCCAATGCCTAGAATAGTTTATGCCATGGCTCAAGATGGCCTCATTTTTcg ATCTTTAAGCCAGGTATGGCCAGCAACTGGTACTCCAGCATTAGCTACATTAACTTCTGGTCTTTGTGCTGCATTCGCAGCATTATTAATACAGTTGGAAGTTTTAGTAGAAATGATGTCCATTG GTACTTTGTTAGCATATACTCTCGTTTCTACTTGTGTCTTAATATTACGGTATCAACCGCATACAACTAATTTAGTTGAACTTCTCCCTCAAAGTCTCCGTACACCATGTCGTTCTCCAACTAAAGAAACTCAAGGAAATGGACAAGTAACGTACGGAAAAGAGCTCAGACCAGATCAATTGACAACTGCACTTAACACTGCTCAAGTAGCTCAACCAGAACTTTTGACTACTAATAATGGACAGCGTATCATG GTACGACGTGTAAGAAGGTGTAATAGTTCCTCCCCAGATTCTGACGACACTTATGGTGCAGAAGAAGACGAAGTTGGTTTAGGCAAAGATGATCAATATTTAGTTAGCGATAGAacggaaaataaattttacggTAGTGTTCATGCGGCAGCAGCCGCCTCAAGTTGCGGAAGTACGCATCAATATCCTGGAAATACTCCAATCATAGGGCCGCCTTTAAATTATCTACAACGCCGACTACAG gCTGCACAATATCTCTGTCCTGCCATATTTCCATGGGTAGATAGAGGACCTGCCACTGAAGCATCGGGTCATTATGTCATGAAACTAGTCGGTATCTTATATCTGTTAATTTTGATCTTCGATATTATCATTGTATGTAAAATGG GTAATATGGACACTTTTACAACGATAGTAttgttcattttgtttttcgcgATTATTGGAATACTTTTGGCTATCAGTAGGAAACCGCAAAACAG AAACACTATAATGTTTACAACACCGGGATTACCATTTGTTCCGGCCATTGCTGTAACAGTTAACATTTACCTCATCTTCAAACTTAACATCCTGACTCTAGTTAGATTTACTATTTGGATGATACTTG GCTTCATAATGTACTTCTATTATGGTATTAAACACAGCAGTTTGGAAGAAGGTAACGTTCAAGGGAACGCGGATGAAGTTGTTAATGAGTGTACAACGGGAAATATCGAGTTAACAGTTACCGATCAAAGACAGCCACATAATCAACAAGCTGCATATACGAACGtagatcaaaatatttatggtGGACAGCAGCTTGATGCATTCGGTCAGCCCGTATTTGGAAGTACGAATTTTGGAGGTACGCCGACGAATTACACAAATCAATCGCACAGCCAATCACCAGGGAGCACTGCACTCTTCGTTCAACAAGAAAACTTTCCAACTTGGGACgactaa